CCCCATCGATCGGCCGCTTGCGGCGGCGGAATACCAGCGGGTGCTCTCCCATCTGGAGGCGCTGGGCTGGCAGGACGGCTACACCCAGTCGCTGGAGGCAAGCGGCACGGAGATGATTCCCGATTTCTCGCTGCAGGGCGTGTAGACGGCGCGTCCCTGCGCCCCTGGTAAAAAACAGCGCGGCGATGATGCCATCGCCGCGCTGTTTGTGTGTTAGTAAGCCGTCACCACGGTAAAGAGCACCAAGTCTGCATCGCCGTCATGGACGATGCTGTGTTCGGCGCCCTTGGGGCAGTCGTGGTACGCGCCGGGCTGGAGCGTCTCGCGCGCCTGATCGCACATTACCGTTCCAACGCCCTGGACCACGTAGCTGCTTTCGCTGCTAGCACTGTGCGTATGGAGGCCGGTGGACGCGCCCATCGGGGAGGTGCCGCACATGGCTCTATGCGGCGCCGTCCATCAACATCGGGGCGGTTGCGACGCCGCCCTTGCCGCCGTTTCAAAGCGCAACGGCCGCCCCGCGCGCGATCTTGCAGGCAAGCAACCTGCGTCACCCTCCCGTGCTTACGGTGTGGTGTTCTTCGCTGCATCCGCAGGAGGCGCTTCCTCCTTCTGGGAGCCTTGCTGCAACGAGGGCTGCTGCGCGGGCGCGTCCTCCGTCGCGCTGACCGCGGACGTGCCGCTGCCGGCCTGCTTTTGCCGCTTGGTGCGCCTGCCGAAGGGATAGAGATAGAAGAACAGCCCCACGGGGACCAGCAGGATGCTGATCCACTGGGAGGTGGATACCCCCAGCAGGAAGCCGCGGATGGCGTCGTAGCGGAAAAACTCCAGGATAAAGCGCTCCACCGCGTAGCAGATCAGGTACACGCCAAGCACCCGCCCTGCCTTGCGGGCCTTGCGCATATAGAGCATCAGGCCGATGAAGAGCACAAGGTTCATGCCGGCCTCCAACAGCTGGATGGGGAAGAGCGCCACGTTGTGCGGCGCCACCGGCGAGTTGTTGAAGTACAGGCCCCAGGGCGGGTCCATAGGCCGGCCGTAGCAGCAGCCCACCATAAAACAGCCCACCCTGCCGATGGCGTGCATCAGCGGCACGGAGGGGATGAGTAGATCCACCATGTCCCAAACGGGCACCTTGTACTGCCGAAGATAGATGAACATGCCGATCAGCCCGCCGATCAGCCCTCCGTAGAACACAAACCCGTAGGAAAACAGCGCGCCGACGCTCTCCCAGCTGGAAAAAATCTGGCCGGCGTTCTCGATGATCTGGGGCAGGACGGTGATCCAGTACAGCAGCTTGGCACCTATAAAGGCGCCCAGGCCGGTGTAGGTGGCGCAGAAGAGCACATCCTCAGCCTTGACGCGGGTGCGCCTGGCGCGCAGCATGGCGATGCCCACGCCCAGCGCCACGCCTGTGACGATCATCAGGCCGTACATGGGCACGGTGACAGAACCAATTTTCAGGAATGGATACAAAGCGTTCCCCTCTTTTCTCCCAATAACGCATACAAGCAAACGGCAGAACCGTTTGCTTGTATGTTACACGTTTATGCACTTGCTGTCCACTTGTTTTGCGCCGGCGCGGCGCGCGCGCTTAGTAGAGCGCGCCCAGGCCGCCCAGCGAAGCGCTCGCGCAGGCTGCGCAGGCAACACAGGCGATCATGGTGAGAATCAGCAGGCCCAGTGCGATGATGGAAAGGACGATACCAGTGGTGGCCATGCCCGAGGGCTGCT
Above is a window of Maliibacterium massiliense DNA encoding:
- a CDS encoding cupin domain-containing protein, whose amino-acid sequence is MCGTSPMGASTGLHTHSASSESSYVVQGVGTVMCDQARETLQPGAYHDCPKGAEHSIVHDGDADLVLFTVVTAY
- the lgt gene encoding prolipoprotein diacylglyceryl transferase, with the protein product MYPFLKIGSVTVPMYGLMIVTGVALGVGIAMLRARRTRVKAEDVLFCATYTGLGAFIGAKLLYWITVLPQIIENAGQIFSSWESVGALFSYGFVFYGGLIGGLIGMFIYLRQYKVPVWDMVDLLIPSVPLMHAIGRVGCFMVGCCYGRPMDPPWGLYFNNSPVAPHNVALFPIQLLEAGMNLVLFIGLMLYMRKARKAGRVLGVYLICYAVERFILEFFRYDAIRGFLLGVSTSQWISILLVPVGLFFYLYPFGRRTKRQKQAGSGTSAVSATEDAPAQQPSLQQGSQKEEAPPADAAKNTTP